A genome region from Chloroflexota bacterium includes the following:
- a CDS encoding AAA family ATPase, protein MNTLDTGRVRLLLAGQPQQVQAWAGWFALQEQIETLTAIQAPSVLPQLHRAQVALLDASLFTPQKLLELLGNNGQHPIYVRLPHLQAAQAQKIEGALRHYATVHGVYTGEVPLEVITPQITALQGVMKPIVPTPGLTPAQAETPPVVIGVWNGEGGVGKTTVSTNLSYAIAQQGLKTLYLNLDAPDDGAFKLKLKAFPNIDHWRTKPTADYLATLIQNAGMLDVLAGFRDVFSQEETIKTDADQPGSIAQLIEQAKAHYQVIVMDTPQAHIAPHVLPLCNQLILVAGPGSGDVYRTVVAYRTVVDQTGSISDDAVHVVVNRVQPGHRLSAEEWSDAATQKLGRKFPPVVAQIQDDVTIGDLQDVRKMPVVELSSFRDSLAPAIQAVLPTAWQPKDTGRVRRLGPIVVRT, encoded by the coding sequence ATGAATACTTTAGATACTGGCCGGGTGCGTCTGCTGCTTGCCGGGCAACCCCAACAGGTGCAAGCCTGGGCGGGCTGGTTTGCTTTGCAAGAGCAGATCGAAACTCTGACCGCGATCCAGGCCCCTAGCGTATTGCCACAACTCCACCGTGCGCAGGTGGCTTTGTTGGATGCGTCCCTGTTTACCCCCCAGAAGCTATTGGAACTCTTGGGAAATAACGGCCAACATCCGATCTATGTGCGTTTGCCGCACTTGCAGGCAGCGCAAGCCCAGAAAATCGAGGGCGCCCTACGCCACTATGCCACTGTGCATGGCGTATACACCGGGGAAGTACCACTGGAGGTTATCACGCCCCAAATTACCGCCCTGCAAGGGGTAATGAAGCCCATAGTCCCCACCCCTGGCCTGACCCCAGCCCAGGCAGAAACCCCGCCGGTGGTGATCGGGGTGTGGAACGGCGAGGGAGGCGTCGGGAAAACCACGGTGTCCACCAATCTCAGCTACGCGATTGCCCAGCAAGGTCTCAAAACACTCTATCTCAATCTGGATGCCCCGGACGATGGCGCATTTAAGCTCAAACTGAAAGCCTTCCCCAATATTGACCACTGGCGCACCAAACCCACCGCGGATTACCTGGCAACGCTGATCCAAAACGCCGGAATGCTGGATGTTCTGGCCGGTTTCCGGGACGTATTTTCGCAAGAGGAAACGATCAAGACCGATGCCGATCAACCCGGCTCGATTGCCCAACTGATTGAGCAAGCCAAAGCACACTATCAGGTCATTGTCATGGATACCCCACAGGCGCATATTGCACCGCATGTACTCCCGTTGTGCAATCAATTGATTCTGGTGGCAGGCCCCGGCTCCGGTGATGTTTATCGCACCGTTGTGGCTTACCGCACGGTCGTAGATCAAACGGGCAGCATATCCGATGATGCGGTGCATGTGGTGGTCAACCGGGTGCAACCCGGCCACCGGTTAAGCGCAGAAGAATGGAGTGATGCTGCCACCCAAAAGCTGGGGCGCAAGTTCCCGCCGGTTGTGGCGCAAATCCAGGATGATGTCACCATCGGTGATTTACAAGATGTCCGCAAGATGCCGGTGGTTGAACTCAGTAGTTTTCGTGACAGTCTGGCCCCAGCGATCCAGGCCGTGCTGCCCACGGCCTGGCAGCCGAAAGATACCGGGCGGGTCCGGCGACTGGGGCCGATTGTGGTGCGCACATGA
- the cpaB gene encoding Flp pilus assembly protein CpaB yields the protein MKRIPILIVALIGLALLFAWYQSQPVNQAQPVIVAANGLPAGHVIQATDLKTVRLDPDVIPEGAFSQIDALIGQPVGVTRTIGDIITQTHLGEVSLPLYPGERAIGISLSDSGGLAGLLQAGDYVDVTAVMLRTEGSSNVYSKVVAEDLRVIYVSPDFRALELNPEAQATAQASGSSYATTQKRSARGTVNLAVPIDATVVSYVFADAIGHQSVTVSLLDLLPALDHSTDVEMSLLMSNSAAVQDGPIYSSGVFLPDLVVRPDEHSATPTPVMYLQTTPTP from the coding sequence ATGAAACGAATCCCTATCCTCATCGTGGCGCTGATCGGCCTGGCGTTACTCTTTGCCTGGTATCAATCGCAACCGGTAAACCAGGCGCAGCCCGTGATTGTAGCGGCCAACGGCCTGCCCGCCGGTCATGTTATTCAAGCGACCGATCTAAAAACAGTACGCCTTGACCCTGATGTTATCCCCGAAGGCGCATTTAGCCAAATTGATGCCCTAATCGGCCAGCCAGTGGGCGTTACCCGCACCATCGGGGACATCATCACCCAGACCCATCTGGGTGAAGTAAGCCTGCCTTTATACCCTGGTGAGCGTGCCATTGGCATTTCATTGAGCGATTCTGGTGGTCTGGCCGGTCTGTTACAAGCCGGGGACTATGTGGATGTCACCGCCGTAATGCTGCGCACCGAAGGCAGCTCGAATGTGTACTCGAAGGTGGTGGCTGAAGATTTGCGCGTGATATATGTTTCGCCTGATTTCCGCGCCCTGGAACTCAACCCCGAAGCCCAGGCTACGGCACAGGCCAGCGGATCGTCCTATGCCACCACCCAGAAACGCAGCGCCCGCGGGACGGTCAACCTGGCTGTGCCGATTGATGCAACGGTCGTGTCGTATGTCTTTGCGGATGCGATTGGTCATCAATCGGTGACGGTCAGCTTACTTGATCTACTTCCGGCGCTGGATCACTCTACTGATGTTGAAATGTCGCTCTTGATGTCGAACTCGGCTGCGGTTCAAGATGGCCCGATCTACTCCTCGGGCGTATTTCTGCCCGATCTGGTGGTGCGCCCGGATGAACACTCTGCCACACCCACCCCCGTTATGTATCTCCAAACCACCCCCACACCATAA